From the genome of Panulirus ornatus isolate Po-2019 chromosome 8, ASM3632096v1, whole genome shotgun sequence, one region includes:
- the LOC139749918 gene encoding uncharacterized protein isoform X1 encodes MKASSTSTLSKINGTEEANAKSSTPSHPVMYKRLITRRKVLMMMILLLLCFCTLWTSMNLHILKRRHLYLNEGVYDEEEEPYEGQVLWINEGNQLNQADEYSWEGIVQQGATSMPYVTEEQTLDEKSRISHSHGEISFSYIHHQATVSHPENGSQQIALVSKSFDTTLANHKDRVFQTPFLSTAQGTGGKDFLNSEKLEAQKQFQKSNYTQDEAYAEKNQVSKGNNAKSYNANDSDRYDDKVKEDVSKREKQTVDVIPKDKDYVNNMVYEEKKDDDGTHTRKEDVALEEKERQNEAPVEKEDVASNEKETIKTVALKEGEGKDEGPKDESNEKENEDGETPVHPRAILLVSTWRSGSSFLGELLSLAKKDSFYSFEPLHGWNDRPYERDEDEEDEDDDDDKREALNTQTYLRDILQCHFLPYPRQVAHMSRQGFYQKWNTRLTKACRPVQRCNDTKFVSDVCMKSSLHIAKVVRLPLADTVGLLAFLRELKVLHLVRDPRAVMNSRQRDWWCMEDNCRDPETVCRQQLEDFSFSSILHHHYPGRYKFIRYEDLSLNPLETIQDLWKFLELELTPRVVQIIQQRTNSYSRNRYSTRRISHLQTFQWRKEMKYSLMQKVQRACPAVLELLGLRVFTSKKEYKNLSLPILLASGSPFLRATEK; translated from the exons GGAACAGAAGAAGCCAACGCGAAATCGTCTACACCAAGTCATCCAGTCATGTACAAGCGGTTGATTACTCGTCGTAaagtattaatgatgatgatattgctaTTACTTTGCTTCTGTACACTCTGGACCAGCATGAATCTTCACATTCTAAAAAGACGTCATTTGTACCTGAATGAGGGAGTTTACGATGAGGAAGAAGAGCCATATGAGGGGCAGGTACTCTGGATAAACGAAGGAAATCAACTGAACCAAGCAGATGAGTACAGCTGGGAAGGAATTGTCCAGCAGGGTGCAACAAGTATGCCTTACGTAACTGAGGAACAAACACTTGATGAAAAGTCGAGGATAAGTCATAGTCACGGAGAGATCTCATTTAGTTATATCCACCATCAAGCTACAGTCAGTCACCCGGAGAATGGGAGCCAACAAATTGCACTAGTGTCCAAAAGTTTTGACACGACACTGGCCAACCACAAAGATAGAGTATTCCAAACTCCATTCTTGTCGACAGCGCAAGGTACTGGTGGTAAGGACTTTCTGAACAGCGAGAAGTTAGAGGCCCAAAAGCAGTTTCAGAAATCTAATTATACTCAAGACGAAGCATATGCGGAGAAAAATCAAGTGAGCAAAGGAAATAATGCCAAAAgttataatgcaaatgacagtgatagatatgatgataaggTAAAAGAGGATGTCAGTAAACGAGAAAAGCAAACTGTGGATGTGATTCCGAAAGACAAAGATTATGTGAATAATATGGTCTATgaggagaagaaagatgatgatggaacCCATACGAGGAAGGAAGACGTGGCCCTTGAAGAAAAGGAACGTCAGAATGAGGCCCCTGTAGAGAAGGAAGATGTGGCCTCTAATGAAAAGGAAACTATTAAGACTGTGGCACTTAAAGAGGGGGAAGGCAAGGATGAGGGCCCTAAAGACGAGtctaatgaaaaggaaaatgaagacgGAGAGACACCTGTTCACCCGAGAGCCATCCTACTTGTGAGTACCTGGCGAAGTGGTTCCTCCTTCCTTGGAGAGTTGCTGTCGCTAGCTAAGAAGGACTCATTCTACAG CTTCGAGCCCCTCCATGGATGGAACGATAGACCATATGAGAGGGACGAGGATGAggaagacgaagacgacgacgacgacaaaagGGAGGCCCTTAACACCCAGACATACCTACGTGATATATTGCAGTGCCACTTTCTCCCTTACCCCCGGCAGGTAGCTCATATGAGCCGCCAAGGATTCTACCAGAAGTGGAACACCCGTCTGACAAAAGCCTGTCGCCCAGTCCAGCGATGCAACGACACGAAATTTGTAAGCGACGTCTGCATGAAGTCCAGTTTGCACATAGCCAAG GTGGTACGGCTACCGCTTGCGGACACCGTGGGGCTCTTGGCTTTTCTCAGGGAGCTGAAGGTGTTGCACTTGGTTCGAGATCCACGAGCCGTCATGAA CTCCCGTCAGCGAGACTGGTGGTGTATGGAAGACAACTGTCGCGACCCGGAAACCGTCTGTCGCCAACAGCTCGAggacttctccttctcctccatccttcaccaccactatcccggCAG ATACAAGTTCATCCGGTACGAAGATCTCAGTCTCAATCCGCTGGAGACCATCCAGGACCTGTGGAAGTTCCTGGAACTGGAACTCACTCCGCGTGTAGTGCAGATCATACAACAGAGGACGAACAGTTACTCGAGGAACAGATACAGCACCAGGCGGATAAGTCACCTACAGACTTTCCAGTGGAGGAAGGAGATGAAGTACAGCCTGATGCAGAAGGTACAAAGAGCGTGTCCAGCTGTTTTAGAGCTACTGGGGCTGAGAGTCTTCACATCAAAGAAGGAGTACAAGAACCTCTCTCTGCCAATACTGTTGGCTTCAGGATCTCCCTTCTTGCGTGCTACAGAAAAATAG
- the LOC139749918 gene encoding uncharacterized protein isoform X2: MYKRLITRRKVLMMMILLLLCFCTLWTSMNLHILKRRHLYLNEGVYDEEEEPYEGQVLWINEGNQLNQADEYSWEGIVQQGATSMPYVTEEQTLDEKSRISHSHGEISFSYIHHQATVSHPENGSQQIALVSKSFDTTLANHKDRVFQTPFLSTAQGTGGKDFLNSEKLEAQKQFQKSNYTQDEAYAEKNQVSKGNNAKSYNANDSDRYDDKVKEDVSKREKQTVDVIPKDKDYVNNMVYEEKKDDDGTHTRKEDVALEEKERQNEAPVEKEDVASNEKETIKTVALKEGEGKDEGPKDESNEKENEDGETPVHPRAILLVSTWRSGSSFLGELLSLAKKDSFYSFEPLHGWNDRPYERDEDEEDEDDDDDKREALNTQTYLRDILQCHFLPYPRQVAHMSRQGFYQKWNTRLTKACRPVQRCNDTKFVSDVCMKSSLHIAKVVRLPLADTVGLLAFLRELKVLHLVRDPRAVMNSRQRDWWCMEDNCRDPETVCRQQLEDFSFSSILHHHYPGRYKFIRYEDLSLNPLETIQDLWKFLELELTPRVVQIIQQRTNSYSRNRYSTRRISHLQTFQWRKEMKYSLMQKVQRACPAVLELLGLRVFTSKKEYKNLSLPILLASGSPFLRATEK; encoded by the exons ATGTACAAGCGGTTGATTACTCGTCGTAaagtattaatgatgatgatattgctaTTACTTTGCTTCTGTACACTCTGGACCAGCATGAATCTTCACATTCTAAAAAGACGTCATTTGTACCTGAATGAGGGAGTTTACGATGAGGAAGAAGAGCCATATGAGGGGCAGGTACTCTGGATAAACGAAGGAAATCAACTGAACCAAGCAGATGAGTACAGCTGGGAAGGAATTGTCCAGCAGGGTGCAACAAGTATGCCTTACGTAACTGAGGAACAAACACTTGATGAAAAGTCGAGGATAAGTCATAGTCACGGAGAGATCTCATTTAGTTATATCCACCATCAAGCTACAGTCAGTCACCCGGAGAATGGGAGCCAACAAATTGCACTAGTGTCCAAAAGTTTTGACACGACACTGGCCAACCACAAAGATAGAGTATTCCAAACTCCATTCTTGTCGACAGCGCAAGGTACTGGTGGTAAGGACTTTCTGAACAGCGAGAAGTTAGAGGCCCAAAAGCAGTTTCAGAAATCTAATTATACTCAAGACGAAGCATATGCGGAGAAAAATCAAGTGAGCAAAGGAAATAATGCCAAAAgttataatgcaaatgacagtgatagatatgatgataaggTAAAAGAGGATGTCAGTAAACGAGAAAAGCAAACTGTGGATGTGATTCCGAAAGACAAAGATTATGTGAATAATATGGTCTATgaggagaagaaagatgatgatggaacCCATACGAGGAAGGAAGACGTGGCCCTTGAAGAAAAGGAACGTCAGAATGAGGCCCCTGTAGAGAAGGAAGATGTGGCCTCTAATGAAAAGGAAACTATTAAGACTGTGGCACTTAAAGAGGGGGAAGGCAAGGATGAGGGCCCTAAAGACGAGtctaatgaaaaggaaaatgaagacgGAGAGACACCTGTTCACCCGAGAGCCATCCTACTTGTGAGTACCTGGCGAAGTGGTTCCTCCTTCCTTGGAGAGTTGCTGTCGCTAGCTAAGAAGGACTCATTCTACAG CTTCGAGCCCCTCCATGGATGGAACGATAGACCATATGAGAGGGACGAGGATGAggaagacgaagacgacgacgacgacaaaagGGAGGCCCTTAACACCCAGACATACCTACGTGATATATTGCAGTGCCACTTTCTCCCTTACCCCCGGCAGGTAGCTCATATGAGCCGCCAAGGATTCTACCAGAAGTGGAACACCCGTCTGACAAAAGCCTGTCGCCCAGTCCAGCGATGCAACGACACGAAATTTGTAAGCGACGTCTGCATGAAGTCCAGTTTGCACATAGCCAAG GTGGTACGGCTACCGCTTGCGGACACCGTGGGGCTCTTGGCTTTTCTCAGGGAGCTGAAGGTGTTGCACTTGGTTCGAGATCCACGAGCCGTCATGAA CTCCCGTCAGCGAGACTGGTGGTGTATGGAAGACAACTGTCGCGACCCGGAAACCGTCTGTCGCCAACAGCTCGAggacttctccttctcctccatccttcaccaccactatcccggCAG ATACAAGTTCATCCGGTACGAAGATCTCAGTCTCAATCCGCTGGAGACCATCCAGGACCTGTGGAAGTTCCTGGAACTGGAACTCACTCCGCGTGTAGTGCAGATCATACAACAGAGGACGAACAGTTACTCGAGGAACAGATACAGCACCAGGCGGATAAGTCACCTACAGACTTTCCAGTGGAGGAAGGAGATGAAGTACAGCCTGATGCAGAAGGTACAAAGAGCGTGTCCAGCTGTTTTAGAGCTACTGGGGCTGAGAGTCTTCACATCAAAGAAGGAGTACAAGAACCTCTCTCTGCCAATACTGTTGGCTTCAGGATCTCCCTTCTTGCGTGCTACAGAAAAATAG